A portion of the Moraxella ovis genome contains these proteins:
- a CDS encoding acyl-CoA thioesterase gives MTHIFAKSDDPKDLVADLLKTIALKQTAPDIFVAPSFDYVGPRIFGGQVLAQALMAGALTLEYDKPCHSLHGYFLRGGDVRLPVTYQVRRLRDGRSLSAREVIAVQYVPNDAGELNEQAIFSMIASFSPMEGGLEYQEPMPKYPEPDSLLNEQELKSSYVGNVPEALKARFMRKRHVEIKPINPRDPIAPKPMRPRQANWLRISELGEQPVAVHQALLAFASDFYLVGTGLMSHGLSYLSRGLQVASIDHSMHFHRPFDINEWILYDMWSDTTSHAKGLNHGQFWQDGKLVATTQQEGLMRLHLDTKA, from the coding sequence ATGACTCATATTTTTGCAAAAAGTGATGACCCAAAAGACTTGGTCGCTGATTTATTAAAAACCATCGCCCTAAAACAAACCGCGCCTGACATATTCGTTGCGCCCAGCTTTGATTATGTTGGTCCTAGGATTTTTGGAGGTCAAGTATTGGCGCAGGCGCTCATGGCGGGGGCATTGACCTTAGAGTACGACAAGCCTTGTCATTCTTTGCATGGGTATTTTTTGCGCGGTGGTGATGTTCGTTTGCCGGTGACTTATCAAGTGCGTCGCCTGCGTGATGGTAGAAGCCTGTCAGCACGTGAAGTCATCGCGGTTCAGTACGTGCCAAATGATGCCGGCGAGCTGAACGAACAGGCAATCTTCTCGATGATAGCATCATTCTCTCCCATGGAAGGCGGGCTTGAATACCAAGAACCGATGCCTAAATATCCAGAGCCCGACTCGCTATTAAATGAACAAGAGCTAAAATCATCCTATGTCGGCAACGTCCCAGAAGCCCTAAAAGCAAGATTCATGCGAAAACGCCATGTTGAGATCAAGCCCATCAATCCTCGCGACCCCATCGCACCTAAGCCCATGCGCCCACGTCAAGCCAACTGGCTACGCATCAGCGAGTTGGGTGAGCAGCCTGTAGCGGTGCATCAAGCGCTACTTGCTTTCGCGTCGGATTTTTATTTGGTGGGCACAGGTCTGATGAGTCATGGGCTTAGCTACCTTAGTCGCGGTCTGCAGGTCGCCAGCATCGACCATTCCATGCATTTTCATCGCCCATTTGACATCAATGAATGGATCTTATATGACATGTGGAGCGACACGACGAGCCACGCCAAGGGTCTTAACCATGGTCAATTTTGGCAAGATGGTAAACTCGTCGCCACCACCCAACAAGAAGGTCTGATGCGCCTGCATCTAGATACAAAGGCATAG
- a CDS encoding DUF1615 domain-containing protein — MSKRALVVIGAALLCACDTADTTQTKSLTDKQITKLIPKRVDGRALWAADIAKIFDELKIPKNTQNICTAIAVIDQESNFDADPRVPNLGNASLKAIDEKLEAKFGKTLAKTFLTMFKTKPTKDDSFIKQIQQVKTERELDELYQKIFDYFANTYKVSGLAHITKLTGEGIDERINPITTLGSMQVHIDYARAHRRSNMSDRTLRADLYSQYGGLYYGIHRLMVYKADYDKPLYRFADYNSGMYSSRNAAFQQRISSLSKQKIDIDGDLLLYDGSSPLSKKSQTETVLIKLLATAPTPISERQIRSDLKKEKTKSFEDTQSYRAISEMFKKKYGRDPSYAIMPQVVISGPKLSRDYNTNWFATRVDKRYQTCMATAKQHKIEI; from the coding sequence ATGTCAAAGCGCGCTCTTGTTGTGATTGGCGCTGCATTGCTGTGCGCCTGTGATACTGCTGACACCACGCAGACCAAGTCACTCACCGATAAGCAAATCACCAAACTCATCCCTAAGCGCGTCGATGGACGAGCCTTGTGGGCGGCCGACATTGCTAAAATCTTCGATGAACTAAAGATCCCCAAGAACACTCAGAACATCTGCACTGCGATTGCCGTCATCGACCAAGAGTCTAATTTTGATGCTGATCCGCGCGTACCAAACCTAGGCAACGCCTCACTAAAGGCGATCGATGAGAAACTAGAAGCCAAATTCGGCAAGACACTTGCCAAGACCTTTCTTACGATGTTTAAAACCAAGCCGACCAAAGACGACAGCTTTATCAAGCAAATTCAGCAAGTAAAAACCGAACGCGAACTGGACGAACTGTATCAAAAAATCTTTGATTACTTTGCCAACACTTATAAAGTCTCAGGGCTTGCCCACATCACCAAGCTGACTGGCGAAGGTATCGATGAGCGCATCAACCCCATCACCACACTGGGGTCGATGCAGGTGCACATCGACTACGCGCGTGCGCATCGCCGCAGCAACATGAGCGATCGCACCCTACGTGCTGATCTTTATAGCCAGTACGGCGGTCTGTACTATGGCATTCATCGCCTCATGGTGTATAAGGCCGATTATGATAAGCCACTGTATCGATTCGCCGATTATAATTCTGGCATGTATTCAAGTCGTAATGCCGCCTTTCAGCAGCGCATCAGCAGCCTAAGCAAACAAAAAATCGACATCGATGGCGATCTTTTGCTCTATGATGGCAGTAGCCCACTGAGCAAAAAAAGCCAAACCGAAACCGTACTCATCAAGCTTTTGGCGACAGCACCAACACCCATTAGCGAACGCCAAATCCGCAGCGACCTAAAAAAAGAAAAAACCAAAAGCTTTGAAGACACTCAAAGCTACCGCGCGATCAGTGAGATGTTCAAGAAAAAATACGGACGCGACCCGAGCTACGCCATCATGCCACAAGTCGTCATCTCAGGGCCGAAGCTAAGCCGAGATTATAATACCAACTGGTTCGCCACCCGAGTCGATAAGCGCTATCAGACGTGCATGGCGACCGCCAAACAGCATAAGATCGAGATCTAA
- a CDS encoding CobW family GTP-binding protein has product MTIVARTPTTIITGFLGAGKTTFINVLLTHKNALNMADKWAILVNEFGKIGIDGKLFTDNDVAIKEVSGGCICCTNQLPLQIALVRLLFDHKPSHLIIEPTGLAHPDELLSQLGAPHWQTSLDLRATICVLNAAQWQEAHYRNHDGYQVHVKFSDIVVINRTETLSTDQYQALNDWIGSIHPDVQIIDMNTTSADELMTLLGKMPTPKLQPIKVALNPLAVKPATTNTNTTNDTDSTELPYRYHDKMASFHVGGWRLPKEWRFDGHELQKWLLNLPHYARIKGIIHTQDGWISLNITQESISIQDSDAQGDSRLELILHQKIDWDEMDNELTGLIISSIK; this is encoded by the coding sequence ATGACCATCGTCGCACGCACACCAACCACGATCATCACAGGCTTTCTGGGCGCGGGCAAGACCACGTTTATTAATGTCTTGCTGACTCACAAAAACGCCTTGAACATGGCGGACAAATGGGCGATCTTGGTGAATGAGTTTGGTAAGATTGGCATTGATGGCAAGCTTTTTACCGATAATGATGTCGCAATCAAAGAAGTGAGCGGCGGATGCATCTGCTGTACCAATCAGCTACCGCTACAGATCGCCTTGGTTCGCTTACTCTTTGATCATAAGCCCAGTCATCTGATCATCGAGCCTACGGGTCTTGCCCATCCTGATGAGCTATTAAGTCAGCTGGGCGCACCGCATTGGCAGACCAGTCTTGACTTACGCGCCACCATTTGCGTCCTAAATGCCGCCCAATGGCAAGAAGCGCATTATCGCAATCACGATGGCTATCAAGTGCACGTCAAATTCTCAGACATCGTCGTCATCAACCGCACCGAGACGCTCAGCACTGATCAATATCAGGCGCTGAATGATTGGATCGGTAGCATTCACCCTGATGTGCAGATCATTGACATGAACACCACTTCTGCCGATGAGCTTATGACATTACTTGGCAAAATGCCAACGCCCAAGCTGCAGCCCATCAAAGTTGCCCTAAATCCTTTGGCTGTCAAGCCTGCAACCACAAACACAAACACAACCAACGACACAGACAGCACCGAGCTGCCCTATCGCTATCATGATAAGATGGCAAGCTTTCACGTGGGCGGATGGCGACTGCCAAAAGAATGGCGATTCGATGGTCATGAACTACAAAAATGGCTACTAAACCTCCCTCATTATGCTCGTATCAAAGGCATCATTCACACTCAAGATGGTTGGATTAGCCTAAACATCACCCAAGAGAGCATCAGCATCCAAGACAGCGATGCACAGGGTGACAGCCGTCTAGAGCTCATCCTACATCAAAAGATAGATTGGGATGAGATGGATAAC